Genomic window (Cyanobacteria bacterium QS_8_64_29):
TTTGGATGCCGCTGGCAACGTGCGCGTACCGCTCGATCGCGACAGCGTGCGCCAGGCGCTGCAAGCCGCTCGCGATGCGGGCATTCGCAGCTGCGCGATCGCGCTGGTTCACGGCTACCGCTACCCGAAGCACGAGCAGGCGGTAGCCGAGATCGCCCGGCAAGTGGGCTTCGAGCACGTCTCGGCCTCGCACGCGGTCAACCCGCTGATGAAGCTGGTCAGCCGCGCCGATACCACGGTCGTCGATGCCTACCTGTCGCCGCTGCTGCAGCGCTACGTCCACCGCGTGGCGAGCCAACTGGCCGGCTATCGCGCCGGCGAAGCAGCCGGCGAGGGCGAGGCAGCGGCCATCCGCATCCTGTTCATGCAGTCCCACGGGGGGCTCACCGACGCGCGCGCCTTTCGCGGCAAAGACAGCATTCTCTCCGGCCCCGCCGGCGGCATCGTTGGGGCGGTTAAAACCAGTGCCATTGCCGGCTTCGATCGCATCATCAGCTTCGATATGGGCGGCACCTCCACCGATGTCGCCCATTACGCCGGCGAGTACGAGCGCGACTATGAGACCGAGATCGCCGGCGTCCGGCTGCAAGCGCCCATGATGGCCATCCACACCGTCGCCGCGGGCGGGGGGTCCATCGCGCGCTTCGACGGGCTGCGCTACCGCGTGGGGCCGCAATCGGCCGGGGCCGATCCGGGACCGGCGGCCTACGGCAAGGGCGGTCCGCTCACCGTGACGGACTGCAACGTCATGGCGGGCAAGCTGCGCCCCGAGTTTTTCCCGCACGCCTTTGGCCCCAACGGCGATGCCCCGCTCGATGCGGGTGCCGTGCGCGAGCGCTTTGCACGACTGCGCGAACAAATTGGGGACGGGCGCCCTCCTGAAGCGATCGCATCGGGGTTTTTGGCCATTGCCGTCGAGACCATGGCCAGCGCAATCGAGCAAATTTCGCTGGCGCGCGGCTACGACGCTTCCCAATACGCCCTGTGCTGCTTTGGCGGGGCCGGCGGGCAGCATGCCTGCGCGATTGCGGATGCGTTGGGCATCGAGCGCGTGCTGATCCATCCCTATGCGGGCGTCCTGTCGGCCTACGGCATTGGGCTGGCTGACATCCGGGTGCTGCGCGAAGAGGCGGTCGAAGCGCCGCTGCACGAAGGCCTTATTGCCCAGCTCGAGGAGCGGCTGGAGGCGCTAATCGCCGACGGCCGCGCCGAGCTGGATGCCCAGGCAGCGGCCGACTCGGCGGCTGCGACCGTCCGGCGCCAGGTACGCGTGCGCTACGAGGGGACCAACTCGCCGCTGAGCGTGGCCTTCAATGGCGCCGCTGCCATGCGGCAGCAATTCGAGACCGCACACCGGCAGCGCTACGGCTTTGCCGCCCCCGAGAAAGCGCTGGTGGTCGAAGCCATCGCCATCGAGCTGGTCTGCCCGACCGAGACACCGGAGGAGGCAGCGGCGGCACCGCAGCGCCAGGGGCCGCCGCAACCACTCAAAACGGTGCCGGTTTATACCGCCGGAGCATGGCACCAGGCGCCGCTCTACGCGCGCGATCGCTTGCAACCCGGCGATCGCCTGGTTGGCCCCGCGCTGGCGATCGAGGCCACCGGCACCAATGTCATCGAACCCGGCTGGGTGGCTGAGGTTACCCCCCAGGCGCACCTGCTGCTCAAGCGGCAGCGCGAGCGCGCCGGCCAACCCCAGCTGGCACAGGCTCAGCCTGGCACAGTCCCCGATCCGGTGGCGCTGGAGATCTTCAACAACGCCTTCCGCTCGGTCGCCGAGCGCATGGGCGCAACGCTGCGCAACACCAGCTACTCGGTCAACATTAAAGAGCGCCTGGATTTCTCCTGCGCCCTGTTCGATGGCAACGGGCAGCTGGTGGCCAATGCCCCCCACATTCCGGTGCATTTGGGCTCGATGAGCGCCAGCGTGCGCAGCCTGATCGCTGCCTGCGGCGATCGCCTCCAGCCGGGCGATGCCTACGCGCTTAACAACCCCTACAACGGGGGAACCCACTTGCCCGATGTCACGGTCGTCACGCCCGTTTTCCTCAATCAGAACCAGCCGGCGTTCTATCTGGCCTCGCGCGGCCACCACGCCGACATTGGCGGCATGACCCCCGGTTCCATGCCGCCCAACAGCACCCATGTCGAGCAAGAAGGCATCCTGCTGGATAACGTTCGGCTGCTGGCGCAGGGGCGCTTGCGCGAGCGCGAGTTTCGGGAGCTGCTGGCAGCTGGCGCGCATCCGGCCCGCAACCCCCAGCAAAACCTGGCTGACTTGCAAGCGCAGTTGGCTGCCAACGAGCGCGGCATCCGCGAGCTGCAACGGCTGGTCGAGCAATTTGGGCTGGCTACCGTGCAGGCCTACATGGGCCACGTGCAAGCCAATGCCGAGGCCTCAGTGCGGCGCGCGATCGAGGCGCTCCGACCGGGCCGCTTCCGTTGCGAGCTGGATGGTGGCGCTTGCATTGAAGTTGCTATCGACATCGATCGCCACAGCCGTAGCGCCCGCATTGACTTCGCCGGCACATCGGCGCAGCAGGCCAGCAACTTCAATGCGCCGGCCGCCGTTTGCCAGGCAGCGGTGCTGTACGTCTTCCGCACCCTGGTCGAAGACGACATTCCGCTCAACGAAGGCTGCCTCAAGCCGCTCGAGATCGCCATTCCCGCCGGTTCGCTGCTCAATCCCGATCCGCCGGCAGCCGTAGTTGCCGGCAATGTCGAGACTTCGCAGACCGTGGTCGATGCGCTCTACGGGGCACTGGGGGTCATGGCAGCCGCCCAAGGCACCATGAACAACCTCACCTTTGGCAGCGCGCGCTACCAGTACTACGAAACCATTGGCGGCGGTTCGGGCGCCGGGCCCGATTTTGACGGGACGGATGCCGTGCAGACCCACATGACGAACTCGCGCCTCACCGATCCCGAAGTGCTGGAGTGGCGCTTTCCTGTGCTGCTGGAGCACTTTGGCATTCGGCCCCAGAGCGGCGGCCGCGGGCGGCATTGCGGGGGCAACGGGGCCATTCGCCGCATCCAGTTCCTGGAAGCAATGGAAGCTGGGATCCTCTCTGGGCGGCGCCAGATTGCACCGTTTGGATTGTACGGTGGCGAAGCTGGCGCCACCGGTCAAAACCGCCTCGAGCGTAGCGACGGCACGAGCGCGATTCTGGGCAGTACGGCTACTGTAGCCGTGGCCCCTGGCGATGCCATCATCATTGCAACCCCCGGTGGCGGCGGCTACGGTGA
Coding sequences:
- a CDS encoding 5-oxoprolinase, producing the protein MAAKWQFWIDRGGTFTDVVAKRPDGQFAIRKVLSDDAGAVQDAPVRGIRQLMDVPPERPLSARDIDTIKMGTTIATNALLERTGERTVLAITRGFRDALRIGYQHRPDIFARRITRPEQLQARTIEVDERLDAAGNVRVPLDRDSVRQALQAARDAGIRSCAIALVHGYRYPKHEQAVAEIARQVGFEHVSASHAVNPLMKLVSRADTTVVDAYLSPLLQRYVHRVASQLAGYRAGEAAGEGEAAAIRILFMQSHGGLTDARAFRGKDSILSGPAGGIVGAVKTSAIAGFDRIISFDMGGTSTDVAHYAGEYERDYETEIAGVRLQAPMMAIHTVAAGGGSIARFDGLRYRVGPQSAGADPGPAAYGKGGPLTVTDCNVMAGKLRPEFFPHAFGPNGDAPLDAGAVRERFARLREQIGDGRPPEAIASGFLAIAVETMASAIEQISLARGYDASQYALCCFGGAGGQHACAIADALGIERVLIHPYAGVLSAYGIGLADIRVLREEAVEAPLHEGLIAQLEERLEALIADGRAELDAQAAADSAAATVRRQVRVRYEGTNSPLSVAFNGAAAMRQQFETAHRQRYGFAAPEKALVVEAIAIELVCPTETPEEAAAAPQRQGPPQPLKTVPVYTAGAWHQAPLYARDRLQPGDRLVGPALAIEATGTNVIEPGWVAEVTPQAHLLLKRQRERAGQPQLAQAQPGTVPDPVALEIFNNAFRSVAERMGATLRNTSYSVNIKERLDFSCALFDGNGQLVANAPHIPVHLGSMSASVRSLIAACGDRLQPGDAYALNNPYNGGTHLPDVTVVTPVFLNQNQPAFYLASRGHHADIGGMTPGSMPPNSTHVEQEGILLDNVRLLAQGRLREREFRELLAAGAHPARNPQQNLADLQAQLAANERGIRELQRLVEQFGLATVQAYMGHVQANAEASVRRAIEALRPGRFRCELDGGACIEVAIDIDRHSRSARIDFAGTSAQQASNFNAPAAVCQAAVLYVFRTLVEDDIPLNEGCLKPLEIAIPAGSLLNPDPPAAVVAGNVETSQTVVDALYGALGVMAAAQGTMNNLTFGSARYQYYETIGGGSGAGPDFDGTDAVQTHMTNSRLTDPEVLEWRFPVLLEHFGIRPQSGGRGRHCGGNGAIRRIQFLEAMEAGILSGRRQIAPFGLYGGEAGATGQNRLERSDGTSAILGSTATVAVAPGDAIIIATPGGGGYGDPSEATSQGAQP